A single window of Helicobacter macacae MIT 99-5501 DNA harbors:
- a CDS encoding TonB-dependent receptor, producing MKKIAKNIKRLLCHIAFVIFTINTQLTFIFATQSTDFITNQNTSNTDTTNETNDTQPNNTQEKQELQAKDLGKVTVSATTGFDLPLKEEVKNIIIIDKEDLQDRGYKNLEDALEKQAFISFIAGPQGTKNIDIRGQGLDASRAVKVLVNRVPINLQDVGNPSSAHGNTSTAPFNHIPIESIESIEIIPGGGSVIYGGGTRGGVVNIVTKKPSKDFARFSLRGLAYEGRSSLGGGVSADGGKALGKKLFLSASASYDYQSGTRPKEYTHNLYTALQTIYQITSNQKLDFNISYSKMWRYFAGYHSRINCINNTGNICTNAVLRDYDSLKAERYTSPASANGGSENSSGEVTQDFVQTSLNYNAKSSESLAFDALLFYQFSNFLFPSQELGGDTRNTFNNQSAGLNLKIKHKIPKNTIMLGLDNQIELSDNLAKSRSTNVRNKGQKYSLSAYFLDTMKFAEWFSLSLGGRGDFSYFMIRGHTGMSFGSYNSYFPISTSKPQWGYAAEITPAFHYGDSGVVYLKGELGYISPSVRQVISSDPNYDTTSTGVAPKVPSDIKPEQYFTGEIGVRDYFRTSSFSASIFYTHTLNEIRHRLNGFTTEYFNIGQTQRLGVELSGKHSLFGDILNLSESVSYLYTNVLKGRESVSTRRTSTGAFMEGKPIPYAPLFKATLLADVRVLQIGNNKLNVWINNSWQGNQVDFNQIKINKDIGYILSDIGINYTYRDSHTFVLSAGVRNVFDTFYIAYQNTSISSTSGNLTGGTYLAGAGRSYFIDMRYSF from the coding sequence ATGAAAAAGATTGCCAAAAACATAAAACGCTTACTTTGCCATATTGCTTTTGTGATATTTACGATAAACACGCAATTAACCTTTATCTTTGCCACACAAAGCACAGATTTTATCACAAACCAAAATACAAGCAACACCGATACGACAAATGAGACAAATGACACTCAACCAAACAACACACAAGAAAAACAAGAATTGCAAGCAAAAGATTTGGGCAAAGTAACAGTTAGTGCGACTACGGGGTTTGATTTGCCACTAAAAGAAGAAGTCAAAAATATCATCATTATCGACAAAGAGGATTTGCAAGATAGGGGCTATAAAAACCTCGAAGACGCACTAGAAAAGCAGGCTTTTATAAGCTTCATAGCAGGACCACAAGGCACAAAAAATATCGACATTCGCGGACAGGGCTTAGATGCTTCACGCGCTGTAAAAGTCCTAGTAAATCGTGTCCCTATCAATCTCCAAGATGTCGGCAATCCAAGTAGCGCACACGGAAATACAAGCACTGCTCCGTTTAATCACATACCCATAGAATCAATAGAATCCATAGAGATTATCCCCGGTGGTGGCTCTGTCATCTATGGTGGAGGCACACGCGGTGGCGTGGTAAATATCGTTACCAAAAAGCCAAGCAAGGATTTTGCTAGATTTTCACTTCGTGGCTTGGCTTATGAGGGTAGGAGCTCTCTAGGTGGTGGCGTAAGCGCAGATGGTGGCAAAGCACTTGGCAAAAAGCTATTTCTCTCTGCTAGTGCAAGCTATGACTATCAAAGTGGCACACGCCCCAAAGAATACACCCACAATCTCTACACTGCGCTTCAAACAATCTATCAAATCACCTCCAATCAAAAACTTGATTTCAACATAAGCTATTCAAAAATGTGGCGATATTTCGCAGGCTATCACAGCAGGATAAACTGCATAAACAATACGGGTAATATCTGCACTAATGCAGTGTTGCGTGATTATGATTCTCTAAAAGCAGAGCGATACACTTCGCCAGCAAGCGCAAATGGTGGTAGTGAAAACAGCAGTGGCGAAGTTACCCAAGACTTTGTCCAAACCTCACTCAACTACAATGCAAAATCTAGCGAGAGCCTCGCATTTGACGCGCTTTTGTTTTATCAGTTTAGCAACTTTCTTTTTCCTAGCCAAGAGCTAGGAGGCGACACACGCAACACTTTTAACAATCAAAGCGCAGGGCTAAACCTAAAAATAAAGCACAAAATCCCCAAAAATACCATTATGCTAGGGCTAGATAATCAAATCGAGCTAAGCGACAATCTAGCCAAATCTCGCTCTACAAATGTCCGCAACAAAGGACAAAAATACTCCCTATCAGCATATTTTTTGGATACGATGAAGTTTGCAGAGTGGTTTTCTTTAAGTCTTGGTGGTAGAGGGGATTTTTCATACTTTATGATTAGAGGGCATACGGGTATGAGTTTTGGTAGCTACAATAGCTACTTCCCCATAAGCACTTCAAAACCGCAGTGGGGATACGCAGCCGAGATAACCCCTGCGTTTCATTATGGCGATTCTGGCGTGGTATATCTAAAAGGCGAGCTAGGCTACATAAGCCCTAGCGTGCGACAAGTCATAAGCTCTGACCCAAACTATGACACCACAAGCACAGGTGTCGCCCCAAAAGTCCCAAGCGACATAAAGCCCGAGCAGTATTTCACAGGCGAGATTGGGGTAAGGGATTATTTTAGGACTTCATCTTTTAGCGCAAGTATCTTTTATACCCACACGCTAAATGAAATTCGTCATCGGCTAAATGGCTTTACTACGGAGTATTTCAACATAGGGCAGACACAGCGACTAGGTGTGGAGCTAAGCGGCAAGCATTCTTTGTTTGGCGATATTCTAAATCTAAGTGAGAGTGTGTCATATCTATATACAAATGTGCTAAAGGGGCGGGAGAGTGTAAGCACTAGGCGCACTTCTACGGGGGCTTTTATGGAGGGCAAACCAATCCCTTATGCGCCGCTCTTTAAGGCTACACTTTTGGCAGATGTAAGGGTGCTACAAATAGGCAACAACAAGCTAAATGTGTGGATAAATAACTCTTGGCAGGGCAATCAAGTCGATTTCAACCAAATCAAAATCAACAAAGATATAGGCTATATCCTAAGTGATATTGGCATAAACTACACTTACAGAGATTCTCACACATTTGTTCTATCTGCGGGGGTTAGGAATGTATTTGACACATTTTATATCGCATATCAAAACACAAGCATAAGCTCTACTAGCGGGAATCTCACAGGCGGGACATATCTAGCAGGTGCAGGCAGAAGCTACTTCATAGATATGCGGTATAGTTTTTAG
- a CDS encoding glutamate synthase subunit beta yields the protein MGNPRGFIDFSKQKPQAQSPKERIKHYGEFYTPLPIEEQQRQAGRCMDCGVAFCHTGINAPAQKPYSEVARQNLPTCTSQSWRVSGGEIGCPLHNLIPEWNDLVYRSHWEQAYHRLSLTNPFPEFTGRVCPAPCEDSCVCAINGESVAIKNTELNIIENAFENGLVKPFSPKVKSGKKVAIIGSGPAGLACANSLNELGHSVVVYERSDKIGGLLMYGIPDMKLDKSIVQRRVEIMQKSGIEFRVNEDINTKAKADKILAQYDAVVLATGASKPIDLQIEGRDSKGIMFAMDFLRDNTKKLLQSATSAKKECAKKGSDIAKDKRVLIIGSGDTSVDCVAVALRQGASSITRFERSPKREQNRAKSNPWPLKKQTFYTDYGLEEAIEHFGKDVREYQKLTKKFIAKNGQVSGVVAVDLEWKQEGEKRVRSEVSGSEKEYKADLVLLAMGFSGSEEVLKSAFGVEFDSNGNVATKCGDSAGFSSPSKSLATSLEKETTDFSASDIESGIAKSSANLFHTSRDKVYACGDSRIGQSLVVWAIADGVCCAKAVHSALSE from the coding sequence ATGGGTAACCCACGCGGATTTATTGATTTTAGCAAGCAAAAACCACAGGCGCAAAGCCCAAAAGAGAGAATCAAGCATTATGGGGAGTTTTATACACCATTGCCCATAGAGGAGCAGCAAAGACAAGCAGGGCGGTGTATGGATTGTGGTGTTGCGTTTTGCCACACAGGGATAAATGCCCCCGCCCAAAAGCCTTATAGCGAAGTCGCTAGGCAAAATCTCCCCACTTGCACTTCACAATCGTGGCGAGTAAGCGGAGGCGAGATAGGCTGTCCGCTACACAACCTTATTCCCGAGTGGAATGATTTAGTCTATCGTTCCCATTGGGAGCAGGCATATCATCGATTAAGCCTTACCAATCCATTCCCTGAATTTACAGGGCGTGTATGCCCAGCACCTTGCGAGGATTCTTGTGTATGCGCGATAAATGGCGAATCTGTGGCAATCAAAAACACCGAGCTAAATATCATTGAGAATGCCTTTGAAAATGGGCTTGTAAAGCCATTTAGCCCCAAAGTCAAAAGTGGCAAAAAAGTCGCCATCATCGGCTCTGGTCCTGCAGGACTAGCTTGCGCTAATAGCTTAAATGAGCTAGGGCATAGTGTGGTAGTCTATGAGCGAAGCGATAAAATAGGTGGGCTACTAATGTATGGAATCCCTGATATGAAGCTAGATAAATCTATCGTGCAAAGACGCGTAGAGATAATGCAAAAAAGCGGCATAGAATTTCGCGTAAATGAGGATATAAACACCAAAGCAAAAGCAGATAAGATTTTAGCCCAATATGACGCAGTGGTGCTAGCCACAGGTGCTAGCAAGCCTATTGATTTACAAATCGAGGGCAGGGATAGTAAGGGGATAATGTTTGCTATGGATTTTTTGCGTGATAATACAAAAAAACTCCTCCAAAGCGCGACTTCAGCCAAAAAAGAGTGCGCAAAAAAAGGTAGCGACATAGCAAAAGATAAACGCGTGCTTATCATCGGCAGTGGCGATACTAGCGTAGACTGCGTGGCAGTGGCATTGCGACAAGGAGCTAGCTCTATCACACGCTTTGAGCGAAGTCCTAAGCGAGAGCAAAACCGCGCAAAATCAAATCCTTGGCCACTAAAAAAGCAGACTTTTTACACAGACTATGGGCTAGAAGAGGCAATAGAGCATTTTGGAAAAGATGTGCGTGAGTATCAAAAGCTAACCAAAAAATTTATCGCCAAAAACGGACAGGTAAGCGGTGTAGTCGCAGTGGATTTGGAGTGGAAACAAGAGGGCGAAAAAAGAGTTCGTTCTGAAGTAAGCGGAAGCGAGAAAGAATACAAAGCGGATTTGGTGTTACTTGCTATGGGGTTTAGCGGGAGTGAAGAAGTCCTAAAAAGCGCGTTTGGGGTGGAGTTTGATAGCAACGGCAATGTAGCTACAAAATGTGGCGATAGTGCGGGATTTTCTAGCCCAAGCAAGTCTTTAGCCACTTCTTTGGAGAAAGAAACCACAGATTTTTCTGCGAGCGATATTGAAAGTGGTATCGCAAAATCTAGTGCAAATCTTTTTCACACAAGCAGGGACAAAGTCTATGCTTGTGGGGATTCACGCATAGGGCAAAGCCTCGTTGTATGGGCTATCGCTGATGGGGTTTGCTGTGCCAAAGCCGTGCATAGTGCTCTAAGTGAGTAG
- the aroC gene encoding chorismate synthase, which translates to MNTFGNSLRLTTFGESHGTHIGCVIDGFPAGVRVDMELLADELSRRQGGKNAFGTPRKEADTPQILSGVFEGVSTGAPIALLFENSNVKSKDYSEVASVFRPSHADFTYQCKYGIRDYRGGGRSSARESVARVAGGAFAKMLLREFGISTQSGILSIGECKGKKLDFEYACASEIFALDKDKEEEQKGIILQARKEGDSIGGCALIRAFGNREVLRGLGEPLYDKLDSAIGSAMLGLNGVKAVEIGCGVESSQKKGSQNNDEMKLESSIYCANNADRDSYADSSFGAKSPLSQIRFASNHSGGILGGIANGEDIIVRVHFKPTPSIFLPQSTVKVESAKSHIEPYKLELKGRHDPCIAVRGSVVCESMLAFILADMLLANTHATLKNLQKIYLD; encoded by the coding sequence ATGAATACCTTTGGCAACTCCCTAAGGCTCACTACTTTTGGCGAATCTCACGGCACGCACATTGGCTGTGTGATAGATGGATTCCCAGCGGGGGTAAGGGTGGATATGGAGCTACTTGCAGATGAGCTATCTCGCAGGCAAGGGGGCAAAAATGCCTTTGGCACACCTAGAAAAGAAGCAGATACTCCGCAAATATTAAGTGGTGTATTTGAAGGAGTAAGCACAGGCGCACCTATCGCACTACTATTTGAAAATAGCAATGTCAAATCCAAAGATTACAGCGAGGTAGCAAGTGTGTTTCGCCCCTCTCACGCAGATTTTACATATCAGTGCAAGTATGGGATTAGGGACTATCGTGGTGGGGGGAGAAGCTCGGCAAGAGAGAGCGTAGCGCGCGTAGCAGGAGGGGCGTTTGCCAAAATGCTTTTGAGAGAATTTGGCATATCAACACAAAGCGGGATACTAAGTATAGGGGAGTGCAAGGGAAAAAAGCTAGATTTTGAGTATGCTTGTGCTAGCGAGATTTTTGCCCTTGATAAAGACAAAGAGGAGGAGCAAAAAGGCATCATATTGCAAGCGCGAAAAGAGGGGGATAGTATCGGTGGTTGCGCACTTATAAGGGCTTTTGGAAATAGAGAGGTTTTGCGCGGGCTAGGAGAGCCACTATATGATAAGCTAGATAGTGCCATAGGTAGTGCTATGCTTGGATTAAATGGTGTCAAAGCCGTAGAAATAGGGTGTGGGGTAGAATCTAGTCAAAAAAAAGGCAGTCAAAATAATGATGAAATGAAGCTAGAATCTAGCATATATTGCGCTAATAATGCAGATAGGGATTCTTATGCGGATTCTAGCTTTGGGGCAAAATCTCCACTAAGCCAAATAAGATTTGCTAGTAATCATAGTGGCGGGATTTTGGGTGGTATCGCAAATGGAGAGGACATAATCGTGCGCGTGCATTTTAAGCCAACTCCTAGTATTTTTCTCCCACAAAGCACGGTAAAGGTAGAGAGTGCAAAATCTCATATAGAGCCTTATAAGCTAGAGCTAAAAGGCAGGCACGACCCTTGTATCGCCGTGCGCGGAAGTGTGGTGTGTGAGAGTATGTTAGCTTTTATCCTAGCTGATATGCTTTTGGCAAACACTCACGCAACTCTAAAAAATCTGCAAAAAATCTATTTGGATTAG